The Syntrophales bacterium genomic interval AGGCATCAAAATCTTGTCCTCAAATGACGGTTATAGCTCCGCGAAAATCGGTGTTTATTGATATCCATGTGATCATATACTGGAACAATTCCCATGAAACCTAATCCTCTGTTGCTCCTTCATCTTCATCATCTTCTGGAGGCGCTTCAGTCCCGACCGGGAGAACGGGCTTACCGGTAGCGCCTTCGATCATGGATGGTTGCAGACTTTTATTATCACTTCTCACAAATCGTCGGCAATAATGGACCCGAGAAGTTCCGGATCAACTCTTACAGCTTCCGACTTCTGCAATCGTTGTAGCACCTTCCTAATCGTTTTGTCCTTCAGCCAACTCTGTAAATACTCTTGAAGTTGCAACGCAGGAGGTAGCAGCGTCTGGTAAAGAGACTGGTTACCTGACATCTCAAAAAGACTATGGAAAACTGTTTCATAATCCTTTGGTTCACTAGGAATCGCGCTCCAAACAATCGGCGAAGCACATCTTAAGGAAACGTCGTCGGCTTTAAAATCCCATTGATTTGTCATCAAGCATAAAGCCTTATTTATCAGGTATCCCCCGAAGGTCAAATAACGATACCCATTCCCCTGCTCAATATATGGGATTTGATCAGGTCCGCACATACGGGTCAGATTTTCCCTGAAGATACGAAAATCATGATACAGTGCATCCGTCATTAATGTTCTAATGATACGATTTGAGTGAATGATTTTCCACATACGATTACATAGAAAACCATCAAAGCCAATGCCACCGCCAGGATAAACAAAATCAACTGCCTCAACTCGTAAGCGAGCCTTGATTGGATCAAGTATAAATCCTTCGGCGGATGCCCTTCGAACTAACCATGCCTTTCCACCAAACCTCACATGCATACCCGATTTTAAGCGCAGTAAATTGATTGATGGAACATTGCCAAGTTTTTTGGATTCCTGATAAACGTCCACACTTTGAGAATTTGCACCGAAATTTCCGTAAATCATCCGGTAATCAACGAGTTCATAGAGTTTCTGATCGGCCCCGTATTGGTTCTTAAAACCATGCCTCTGGAGATAGCCATTGTCGGCCAACTCGGCGAGAATGTCTTCTATGGTGGCACGCGATAGATGATGCTTATGGTCAAAGATCCGGCATAGATCGGCGATACGCATATAACGGCCATTTTCTGAAGCGATCATGCTCAAGCATTGCTGACTGGCTGCCCCATATAAGTCATAAGGGTCAAGGATGGGCAATTCGCCTTTTTGAGCTGCATCGACGAGGGCTAAAAAACGCAGGACATCGCATATCGGCGTTTCAGAATCATAAGGAATCAGACATACGGCGTTTGTTTTATTCTGTCTTCGGTTACCACGTCCGATTCTTTGCAGGAATGATTCAGTGTTTGCCGGTGGACCCCATAATATGACGGCGTCTATATCTCCAATGTCGATGCCTAATTCCAATGTGCTGGTTGCAACACATATTGCGGTACTGGCCGAAGCAAATTTCTTTTCTGTTTCAATTCTTAGTTCCGGAGACAAAGAGGAATAGTGGGCAAATACGTTGTGTTCGAGCGACTTGTCCAGAGTCAGGATGCCCATCAATTTCTCACAGATACGTCGTGAATTTGCAAAAACGAGTAACTTTACACCACCATCTCCTTCCACCAACCGTTTTATGAGTCTCAAAAAAGATTCTTCATCACTTATCTGCCTAATATTAGCATCAATGGTTCGTTCCGCCGGATATTGAAGGAAGACGGCTTCTTCATCAGCACCAAAAAGAAAGTCTCGTACATTGGAGAGAACGCCGACTGTCGCAGATAACGCCACCCATTGAATCTTTCTCTCCGTAAAGTGACTAAGCCGTTTGAGTAGGACGGAGAGATGAAGCCCCCGTTGCGTATTGTATAACAAGTGTACTTCATCGATGATGATCGCTTTTACGTCAAATAGACGTTTTTCTTTTCTTATAAGTAGAACCTCCAGGGATTCAGGGGTGGTGATGAGTACGTGAGGGGTGCCGCTCCCCGCCAAATCGTCATGATCGCCATGGCGCAAACCAAGTTTCAAATTGATTTTCTGCAGTGGCAAATAAATTCTCTTTAATAGGTCGTTCACTAATGCTTTTGTGGGAGCGATATAAAGAATTGTCAGCGCATCCTTCCCCAATGCTTCCCGTCGATAACGATTGATCAGGGGCGCAAGCACCGCTTCCGTTTTTCCGGAGCCTGTTCCTGATGACAGGACTATATTTTTGCCTTGAAGGATAGGTTCG includes:
- a CDS encoding DEAD/DEAH box helicase; the encoded protein is MSSSGLLDRSVASAFYGQFPTLHPVQEAAIEPILQGKNIVLSSGTGSGKTEAVLAPLINRYRREALGKDALTILYIAPTKALVNDLLKRIYLPLQKINLKLGLRHGDHDDLAGSGTPHVLITTPESLEVLLIRKEKRLFDVKAIIIDEVHLLYNTQRGLHLSVLLKRLSHFTERKIQWVALSATVGVLSNVRDFLFGADEEAVFLQYPAERTIDANIRQISDEESFLRLIKRLVEGDGGVKLLVFANSRRICEKLMGILTLDKSLEHNVFAHYSSLSPELRIETEKKFASASTAICVATSTLELGIDIGDIDAVILWGPPANTESFLQRIGRGNRRQNKTNAVCLIPYDSETPICDVLRFLALVDAAQKGELPILDPYDLYGAASQQCLSMIASENGRYMRIADLCRIFDHKHHLSRATIEDILAELADNGYLQRHGFKNQYGADQKLYELVDYRMIYGNFGANSQSVDVYQESKKLGNVPSINLLRLKSGMHVRFGGKAWLVRRASAEGFILDPIKARLRVEAVDFVYPGGGIGFDGFLCNRMWKIIHSNRIIRTLMTDALYHDFRIFRENLTRMCGPDQIPYIEQGNGYRYLTFGGYLINKALCLMTNQWDFKADDVSLRCASPIVWSAIPSEPKDYETVFHSLFEMSGNQSLYQTLLPPALQLQEYLQSWLKDKTIRKVLQRLQKSEAVRVDPELLGSIIADDL